A region from the Vicinamibacterales bacterium genome encodes:
- a CDS encoding YraN family protein gives MTFARQRLGLEGEQMAATELERLGYQILDRRYRSRFGEIDLIARDGGTVVFVEVKTKTDSRFGDPVEMVTSQKQRRLVSMAEEYVSNHALHHTPCRFDVVAIDASIAPAKITVYQDAFRPGW, from the coding sequence ATGACCTTTGCGCGACAGCGGCTGGGCCTCGAAGGCGAGCAAATGGCGGCCACCGAGCTCGAGCGCCTCGGGTATCAAATTCTCGACCGCCGCTACCGTTCCCGTTTCGGCGAGATCGACCTCATCGCCCGCGACGGCGGCACGGTAGTATTTGTGGAAGTGAAGACCAAGACCGATAGCAGATTTGGCGATCCGGTCGAGATGGTGACCTCGCAGAAACAGCGACGCCTGGTCTCGATGGCCGAGGAATACGTTTCGAACCACGCCCTCCACCACACTCCCTGCCGCTTCGACGTGGTGGCCATCGATGCCTCGATCGCGCCGGCGAAGATCACCGTCTACCAGGACGCGTTCAGGCCCGGATGGTAA
- a CDS encoding acetyl ornithine aminotransferase family protein → MDSPLIKTALPGPKAKAIIERDGKVVSTSYTRGYPFVMARGAGATVEDVDGNLFLDCAAGIAVNSTGHSHPAVVAAIVDQASKFLHMSGTDFYYEGQVAIGEAFNEIAPFSGPKRSFFSNSGTEAMEAAIKLARYSTGRYGMIAFLGSFHGRTLGSLALTSSRSIQRKGFGPMQAGTFHTPYGNCYRCPVGLKPESCQSECLDFLEHEVLVHLISPDEVAGVVVEPIQGEGGYVVPPAKFHQRLRDLTRKHGILLIADEVQSGMGRTGKMFAMEHFGVEPDMITVAKGVASGLPLGVTTARADVMDWPPGTHASTFGGNPVSCAAALATITLLKDSLMKNAAEVGAFMMDRLKEVQQKHAIIGDVRGRGLMIGIELVKDRVTKERAIAERDKVVEACFARGLLVLGAGKNAIRLSPPLVLTKAQAATAVDILDQALSTV, encoded by the coding sequence ATGGACTCGCCGCTGATCAAGACCGCCCTGCCGGGACCCAAGGCCAAAGCCATCATCGAGCGAGACGGCAAGGTCGTCTCGACCTCCTACACCCGTGGCTATCCCTTCGTGATGGCCCGCGGCGCCGGCGCCACGGTCGAAGACGTGGACGGCAATCTCTTCCTCGATTGCGCCGCCGGCATCGCCGTCAACTCCACCGGGCACTCCCACCCCGCCGTGGTCGCGGCCATCGTCGATCAGGCATCGAAGTTCCTGCACATGTCGGGGACCGATTTCTACTACGAGGGGCAGGTCGCGATCGGCGAGGCGTTCAACGAGATTGCGCCGTTCAGCGGGCCGAAGCGGTCCTTCTTCTCCAACTCGGGCACCGAGGCCATGGAAGCGGCGATCAAGCTGGCGCGGTATTCGACCGGGCGCTACGGGATGATCGCGTTCCTCGGCAGCTTTCACGGCCGCACGCTCGGCTCGCTGGCCCTGACGTCGAGCAGGTCGATCCAGCGCAAGGGCTTCGGGCCCATGCAGGCCGGCACGTTCCACACGCCGTACGGCAATTGCTACCGCTGCCCGGTGGGTCTCAAGCCCGAGTCGTGCCAGTCGGAGTGCCTCGACTTCCTGGAGCACGAGGTGCTGGTGCACCTGATCTCGCCAGACGAGGTCGCCGGCGTCGTCGTCGAGCCAATCCAGGGGGAGGGCGGCTATGTCGTGCCCCCGGCGAAGTTCCACCAGCGGCTGCGGGACCTCACCAGGAAGCACGGCATCCTGTTGATTGCCGACGAAGTGCAATCGGGCATGGGCCGCACGGGGAAGATGTTCGCCATGGAGCATTTCGGCGTCGAGCCGGACATGATCACCGTGGCCAAGGGCGTGGCCTCTGGGCTGCCGCTGGGTGTGACCACCGCGCGGGCCGACGTGATGGACTGGCCGCCCGGCACGCACGCCAGCACGTTTGGCGGCAACCCGGTGTCGTGCGCCGCGGCGCTGGCCACCATCACGCTGCTGAAAGACTCGCTGATGAAGAACGCGGCCGAGGTCGGCGCGTTCATGATGGACCGCCTGAAGGAAGTGCAGCAGAAGCACGCCATCATCGGCGACGTCCGCGGGCGCGGGCTGATGATCGGCATTGAACTGGTGAAGGATCGCGTCACCAAGGAGCGGGCGATCGCCGAACGCGACAAGGTGGTGGAGGCCTGCTTCGCGCGCGGCCTGCTGGTGCTGGGCGCCGGCAAGAACGCGATTCGCCTGTCGCCGCCGCTGGTGCTGACCAAGGCCCAGGCGGCGACGGCCGTGGACATCCTCGACCAGGCGCTCTCCACGGTGTAG
- the cysS gene encoding cysteine--tRNA ligase, protein MRLYNTLTRQVEPFVPVRDNTVRMYTCGLTVYARGHIGNFRTFVSVDVLRRALKYVGGFQMHHVMNFTDVDDKTIVGAEKAGLPLREYTDQYIKAFREDALALGIEPVEETPRATDPENLQAMADMIHQLGERGHTYQTDGSTYFKISSLPSYGKLARLDHEGIQSGARVDSDEYDKESARDFVLWKATKPGEPTWDCGCGPGRPGWHIECSAMALRLLGEAPIDIHTGGVDLVFPHHENEIAQSEGATGKEFSKFWFHIEHLLVDNQKMSKSVGNVYTVQDVLDRGFRLSALRYILLSAYYRKQLNFTWIGLEQAEEALRRITDFLGRVGGLSGGGAHAEVAARVTAAVEAFDAALSDDLNTAAGLGEVFDLIRALNIAMDAKQVGEADAPGITAAFDHFDAVLGVLSLRHAEEAMPPIPQDEIDAGIQARQDARRRRDFAAADRIRQELLDKGVILEDGPKGTRWKRK, encoded by the coding sequence ATGCGCCTGTACAACACCCTCACGCGCCAGGTTGAGCCGTTTGTCCCGGTCCGCGACAACACCGTCCGCATGTACACCTGCGGCCTCACGGTCTACGCCCGCGGCCACATCGGCAACTTCCGCACCTTCGTCAGCGTGGACGTGCTGCGCCGCGCGCTGAAGTACGTGGGCGGCTTCCAGATGCACCACGTCATGAACTTCACCGACGTCGACGACAAGACCATTGTCGGCGCCGAGAAGGCCGGCCTGCCGCTGCGCGAGTACACCGATCAGTACATCAAGGCGTTTCGCGAAGACGCGCTGGCGCTCGGCATCGAGCCGGTGGAAGAGACCCCGCGCGCCACCGACCCCGAGAACCTGCAGGCGATGGCCGACATGATCCACCAACTGGGTGAGCGCGGCCACACCTACCAGACCGACGGCTCGACCTACTTCAAAATCTCGTCGCTGCCCAGCTACGGCAAGCTGGCGCGGCTCGATCACGAGGGCATCCAGTCGGGCGCCCGTGTCGACTCCGACGAGTACGACAAGGAAAGCGCGCGCGACTTCGTGCTGTGGAAGGCGACCAAGCCCGGCGAGCCGACCTGGGACTGCGGCTGCGGCCCGGGCCGGCCCGGCTGGCACATCGAGTGCTCGGCCATGGCGCTAAGGCTGCTCGGCGAGGCGCCCATCGACATCCACACCGGCGGCGTCGACCTGGTGTTCCCGCACCACGAGAACGAGATCGCGCAGAGCGAAGGCGCCACCGGCAAGGAGTTCTCGAAGTTCTGGTTCCACATCGAGCACCTGCTCGTGGACAACCAGAAAATGTCGAAGTCGGTCGGCAACGTCTACACCGTGCAGGACGTGCTCGATCGCGGCTTCCGCCTGTCGGCGCTGCGCTACATCCTGCTGTCGGCGTACTACCGCAAGCAGTTGAACTTCACCTGGATCGGCCTCGAGCAGGCGGAAGAGGCGCTGCGGCGCATCACCGACTTCCTGGGACGCGTCGGCGGGCTCTCGGGAGGCGGCGCGCATGCGGAAGTGGCCGCCCGGGTCACCGCCGCGGTCGAGGCGTTCGACGCCGCGCTCAGCGACGACCTCAACACCGCGGCCGGCCTCGGCGAGGTGTTCGACCTGATCCGCGCGCTCAACATCGCGATGGACGCGAAGCAAGTGGGGGAGGCCGACGCACCGGGGATCACGGCGGCGTTCGATCACTTCGATGCGGTGCTCGGCGTGCTGTCGCTGCGTCATGCGGAAGAAGCGATGCCGCCGATCCCGCAGGACGAGATCGATGCCGGCATCCAGGCTCGCCAGGATGCCCGCCGCCGCCGCGACTTCGCGGCAGCCGACCGCATCCGCCAGGAATTGCTCGACAAGGGGGTCATCCTCGAAGACGGCCCGAAGGGCACGCGCTGGAAGCGTAAGTAA
- a CDS encoding bifunctional riboflavin kinase/FAD synthetase, whose product MDVIHFPDDPRPITWRSPVLALGNFDGLHRGHVKIIERIQRGASERGGTSVVLTFDPHPPRVLRPDKAPLLLMTKAQKLDALARAGVQGAAVVRFTHEMSQWEPDAFVRTVLVEWLRVAEVWVGADFLFGRNRSGNFTLLKSLGAQHGFRAEKIDPVRYKDFVVSSTRIRRLVSEGRVDEAGALLGHHYALDGVVVEGARRGRDMGFPTANLSTGNELLPPNGVYATAVTVEGAVYPSVTNIGQRPTFGDQLATTIEAHLIGRSMDLYGKTVRLAFVQRLRDERKFPDIEALQDQIAADVRRAARLFDRLSV is encoded by the coding sequence ATGGACGTAATCCATTTCCCGGACGACCCGCGGCCCATCACCTGGCGGTCGCCGGTGCTCGCGCTCGGCAACTTCGACGGCCTGCATCGCGGGCACGTCAAGATCATCGAGCGCATCCAGCGCGGCGCCTCCGAGCGCGGCGGCACCAGCGTCGTGCTCACCTTCGACCCGCATCCCCCGCGCGTGCTGCGCCCCGACAAGGCCCCGCTCCTGCTGATGACCAAGGCCCAGAAGCTCGATGCGCTGGCCCGGGCCGGCGTGCAGGGCGCCGCCGTGGTGCGCTTCACGCACGAGATGTCGCAGTGGGAGCCCGACGCCTTCGTCCGCACCGTGCTGGTGGAGTGGTTGCGCGTCGCCGAGGTGTGGGTGGGCGCCGACTTCCTGTTCGGCCGCAATCGCAGCGGCAACTTCACGCTGCTGAAGTCGCTCGGCGCGCAGCACGGTTTCCGCGCCGAGAAGATCGATCCGGTCCGCTACAAGGACTTCGTGGTCTCGAGCACGCGGATCCGGCGGCTGGTGAGCGAGGGGCGGGTGGACGAGGCGGGCGCGCTGCTCGGCCACCACTACGCGCTGGACGGCGTGGTCGTGGAAGGCGCCAGGCGCGGGCGCGACATGGGCTTTCCGACCGCCAACCTGTCGACCGGCAACGAGCTGCTGCCGCCCAACGGCGTCTACGCCACCGCCGTCACGGTGGAGGGGGCGGTCTATCCCAGCGTGACCAACATCGGCCAGCGGCCAACCTTCGGCGACCAGTTGGCCACCACCATCGAGGCCCACCTGATTGGCCGGTCGATGGACCTCTACGGCAAGACCGTCAGGCTGGCGTTCGTGCAGCGGCTGCGGGACGAGCGCAAGTTCCCCGACATCGAGGCGCTCCAGGACCAGATCGCGGCGGATGTTCGCCGTGCGGCGCGATTGTTCGATAGACTATCGGTCTGA
- a CDS encoding MBL fold metallo-hydrolase, giving the protein MKASVTFLGSGTSHGVPMIGCTCEVCLSTDPRDRRSRPSIHIRVDGGPSILVDTSTDLRQQVLANRIARVDAILFTHSHADHVMGLDDVRRFNVMQGGSIPAYADERTAGDLRRTFSYIFNPSTEKGGGIPQIALTAITGPFNIGAIRIQPVPLFHGSRPILGYRVGTFAYLTDCNRLPDEAWPLLDGLDVLVLDALRHKAHPTHFTVAEALAVVERIKPRHTYFTHMCHKLPHAATNASLPAAVELAYDGLVVPIDAGDAWT; this is encoded by the coding sequence ATGAAGGCGAGTGTCACCTTCCTTGGGAGCGGCACGTCACACGGTGTGCCGATGATTGGCTGCACCTGCGAGGTGTGCCTGTCCACCGATCCGCGCGATCGACGGTCGCGCCCGTCGATCCACATTCGCGTGGACGGCGGGCCCTCGATCCTCGTCGACACCTCGACCGATCTGCGCCAGCAGGTGCTGGCCAACCGCATCGCCCGCGTCGACGCCATCCTGTTCACCCACAGCCACGCCGACCACGTCATGGGCCTGGACGACGTGCGGCGGTTCAACGTGATGCAGGGCGGATCGATCCCGGCCTATGCGGACGAGCGGACCGCCGGCGACCTGCGGCGGACCTTCTCCTACATCTTCAACCCGTCCACCGAAAAGGGCGGCGGCATCCCGCAGATCGCGCTGACGGCCATCACCGGGCCCTTCAACATCGGCGCCATTCGCATCCAGCCGGTGCCGCTGTTCCATGGGTCGCGGCCCATTCTCGGCTATCGGGTGGGAACGTTCGCCTACCTGACCGACTGCAACCGGCTGCCGGACGAAGCCTGGCCGCTGCTCGACGGGCTCGACGTGCTGGTGCTCGACGCCCTGCGCCACAAGGCGCATCCGACCCACTTCACCGTGGCCGAGGCGCTCGCTGTGGTCGAGCGCATCAAGCCACGCCACACCTATTTCACGCACATGTGCCACAAGCTGCCGCACGCCGCGACCAACGCGTCGCTGCCGGCCGCCGTGGAGCTGGCCTATGATGGCCTCGTGGTGCCGATCGACGCCGGGGACGCATGGACGTAA
- the mazG gene encoding nucleoside triphosphate pyrophosphohydrolase, translating to MSELAGARFQQLVGIMRTLRSEHGCAWDRQQTVKTLRPFVLGETYELLDALDRDDYDELKAELGDFLFEAVFLAQICEEEGRFSIADSLQAIADKLVRRHPHVFDADGLPTVASAEVGLASLTPREVKEQWEDIKKKERGDAGEPDKTLLSGIPRSMPSLLRAYELSTRAATVGFDWVKPDDVLDKIDEETRELREAVETLGPKSPEAEEELGDLLFAVANLARKLGVEPEAALRVANDKFQKRFDDVERQVTAKGQRMRDLTLEQLEAHWQIAKTTTKRQGGM from the coding sequence ATGAGCGAACTGGCCGGCGCGCGCTTTCAGCAACTGGTGGGCATCATGCGCACGCTGCGCTCCGAGCACGGCTGCGCGTGGGATCGGCAGCAGACGGTGAAGACGCTGCGGCCGTTCGTGCTGGGCGAAACCTACGAGCTGCTCGACGCGCTCGACCGCGACGATTACGACGAGCTGAAGGCCGAGCTCGGCGACTTCCTGTTCGAGGCGGTGTTCCTGGCGCAGATTTGCGAGGAGGAAGGGCGCTTCTCGATCGCGGATTCCCTCCAGGCCATCGCCGACAAGCTGGTGCGGCGGCATCCGCACGTGTTCGACGCCGACGGCTTGCCCACCGTAGCTTCAGCGGAGGTGGGCCTGGCCAGCCTGACCCCGCGCGAGGTCAAGGAGCAGTGGGAAGACATCAAGAAGAAGGAACGTGGCGACGCCGGCGAGCCCGACAAGACGCTGCTGAGCGGTATTCCCCGCTCGATGCCGTCGCTGCTGCGGGCCTACGAGCTGAGCACGCGCGCCGCCACGGTCGGCTTCGACTGGGTGAAACCGGACGACGTGCTCGACAAGATCGACGAAGAGACGCGCGAGCTGCGCGAGGCGGTCGAGACGCTGGGCCCGAAGTCGCCGGAGGCCGAGGAGGAACTCGGCGATCTGCTGTTCGCGGTGGCGAACCTTGCCAGGAAGCTGGGCGTCGAGCCCGAAGCCGCGCTGCGCGTGGCGAACGACAAGTTCCAGAAGCGGTTCGACGATGTCGAGCGGCAGGTCACCGCGAAGGGCCAGCGCATGCGCGACCTGACACTGGAACAGCTCGAGGCGCATTGGCAGATTGCCAAGACCACCACCAAGAGACAGGGCGGAATGTAG
- a CDS encoding DNA internalization-related competence protein ComEC/Rec2, with product MSLSLALALAAAAGTAIGVFADPSWMAQVRWLLGGAAVTAFVCASRQRRDWTLRAGLVCLAAACALLAAAAHDAALHPPLRTLLEERLGGFAIEGVDAPRNDTPIVVEGTLSADAARTEAGALLRLQVERVWIGPCPEPAPGGVSLTVSGVLAAGAVEQWRAGRRLKVPALLRRPARYLDAGVPDQERLLARRGMSLVGSIKSAALVEVTGRGHWFGEAAASMRAAVRGAMTRHVAVRDPQSAAVATAILIGDRGSLDADVERRLQEAGTYHVIAISGGNIAILAGLILAVLWWLGIRGGWAAGAAVALLAWYAFVAGGGPSVTRATVMAAIYLSLRVIDQRTAPAHALALTAAAVLLVTPLAVADVGFWLTFGATAAIVAGASRMTWLALPGWCRGPVLLIAASACVEVVLMPIGALVFQRVTLAGLVLNLVAVPCMAVVQVASMVTAALDAVGANGPAQVAGWVTHLSVRGLVDSAALVAWAPWLTWRVPSPSLLVITAYYACLGIWLVTILYHEAHEGKHERVRRGGSSCASWSAFVLFIWIAVAPPTLATTFGDGRLHLTMMDVGQGDAMLVTLPNGRTLMIDAGGVSLRGDFDIGDRVLGPALRAKGIVGLDYLAITHGDPDHIGGAVSLATDFAPSEVWAGTFVANHEPTLKLQAVTGRRRATWRWLQKGDRLDLGGVELRVHHPPLPDWERQKVRNDDSLVIELRYGQVSMLLTGDIGREVEQALIPTLDLLPIVVLKSPHHGSGTSSSPEFITAVQPDVVVISSGRGNPYGHPVPYVLERYHSAGAQIFRTDQEGQIEVTTDGTSLAISTFTGRNVGALLRTR from the coding sequence ATGTCACTCTCCCTTGCGCTCGCCCTGGCTGCCGCGGCAGGCACTGCCATTGGCGTGTTCGCCGACCCGTCGTGGATGGCCCAGGTCCGATGGCTGCTCGGGGGCGCCGCCGTCACCGCGTTCGTGTGCGCCTCGCGGCAGCGGCGAGACTGGACGCTCCGCGCCGGCCTTGTCTGCCTCGCCGCGGCGTGCGCGCTGCTGGCGGCCGCGGCGCACGATGCCGCGTTGCATCCGCCCCTTCGAACGTTGCTGGAAGAGCGCCTGGGCGGGTTCGCCATCGAAGGTGTTGATGCCCCCCGCAACGACACGCCCATCGTCGTGGAGGGGACGCTCTCCGCGGACGCCGCCCGGACCGAAGCCGGGGCGCTGCTGCGGCTGCAGGTGGAGCGGGTCTGGATTGGCCCATGCCCGGAGCCGGCGCCTGGCGGTGTGTCGCTCACGGTGTCTGGCGTGCTCGCCGCCGGCGCCGTGGAGCAATGGCGCGCCGGCCGCCGCCTCAAGGTACCGGCCCTGTTGCGTCGTCCCGCGCGTTACCTCGACGCCGGTGTTCCCGATCAGGAGCGGCTGCTGGCGAGGCGCGGGATGTCGCTGGTGGGTTCGATCAAGAGCGCCGCGCTCGTCGAGGTGACCGGCCGCGGCCACTGGTTCGGTGAAGCCGCCGCGTCGATGCGAGCCGCGGTGCGCGGCGCGATGACGCGGCACGTGGCGGTTCGCGATCCGCAATCGGCCGCCGTGGCGACGGCGATCCTGATTGGCGATCGCGGGTCGCTCGATGCGGACGTGGAGCGCCGCCTGCAGGAGGCGGGCACGTACCACGTGATTGCCATCTCCGGCGGCAACATCGCGATCCTGGCCGGGCTGATCCTCGCCGTGCTGTGGTGGCTGGGGATCCGCGGCGGCTGGGCGGCCGGCGCGGCGGTGGCACTGCTGGCGTGGTACGCGTTTGTCGCGGGCGGCGGACCATCGGTGACCCGCGCCACCGTGATGGCGGCCATTTACCTGTCGCTGCGCGTCATCGATCAACGCACCGCGCCGGCGCACGCGCTGGCGCTCACGGCGGCGGCCGTGCTGCTGGTGACGCCGCTGGCGGTGGCGGATGTCGGCTTCTGGCTGACGTTCGGCGCCACTGCAGCTATTGTGGCCGGCGCCTCGCGAATGACCTGGTTGGCGCTGCCGGGCTGGTGTCGCGGCCCGGTCCTGCTGATCGCCGCTTCCGCCTGCGTCGAGGTCGTGCTGATGCCGATCGGCGCGCTCGTGTTCCAGCGCGTCACGCTGGCGGGGCTGGTGCTGAATCTCGTCGCCGTGCCGTGCATGGCGGTCGTGCAGGTGGCGTCGATGGTCACGGCGGCACTGGATGCCGTCGGCGCCAACGGCCCCGCGCAGGTCGCCGGCTGGGTCACGCACCTGTCGGTGCGCGGACTGGTCGACAGCGCGGCGCTCGTGGCGTGGGCGCCGTGGCTCACGTGGCGCGTGCCTTCACCGTCCCTCTTAGTGATCACCGCGTACTACGCGTGTCTAGGGATCTGGCTTGTCACAATCCTTTACCACGAAGCACACGAAGGGAAACACGAACGTGTCCGTCGTGGTGGCTCTTCGTGTGCTTCGTGGTCCGCCTTTGTTCTGTTCATCTGGATCGCGGTCGCGCCGCCAACGCTGGCAACCACGTTCGGCGATGGCCGCCTGCACCTGACGATGATGGATGTGGGGCAGGGGGATGCCATGCTTGTGACGCTGCCCAATGGCCGCACGTTGATGATCGACGCCGGCGGCGTGTCGCTGCGCGGCGACTTCGACATCGGCGACCGCGTCCTCGGCCCGGCCCTGCGCGCGAAAGGCATTGTCGGTCTCGACTACCTGGCCATCACGCATGGCGATCCGGATCACATCGGCGGCGCGGTGTCGCTGGCAACGGACTTCGCGCCCAGCGAAGTGTGGGCCGGGACGTTCGTCGCCAATCACGAGCCGACGCTGAAGCTGCAGGCGGTCACGGGCCGCCGTCGCGCGACGTGGCGATGGCTGCAGAAGGGCGATCGCCTCGATCTGGGCGGCGTCGAGCTGCGCGTTCACCACCCGCCGTTGCCCGACTGGGAGCGGCAGAAGGTGAGAAATGACGACTCGCTCGTCATCGAGCTGCGCTACGGCCAGGTGTCGATGCTGCTGACCGGCGACATCGGCAGGGAGGTGGAGCAGGCGCTGATCCCGACGCTGGACCTGCTTCCGATCGTCGTCCTGAAGTCCCCGCACCACGGCAGCGGCACCTCGAGCTCACCGGAGTTCATCACCGCGGTGCAGCCGGACGTGGTGGTCATCAGCAGCGGCCGCGGCAATCCGTACGGCCACCCCGTGCCGTATGTGCTGGAGCGCTACCACTCCGCCGGCGCGCAGATCTTCAGGACGGATCAGGAGGGGCAGATTGAAGTGACAACCGATGGCACGTCACTAGCCATATCGACGTTCACTGGGCGGAATGTAGGGGCACTTTTGAGAACGAGGTAG